A region from the Ictalurus punctatus breed USDA103 chromosome 25, Coco_2.0, whole genome shotgun sequence genome encodes:
- the LOC108258110 gene encoding cytochrome c oxidase assembly factor 7, translating into MAGLINFEDEKEVKQFLDNLGVEYSYQCYKEKDPEGCQRLADYLEGVKKNYTQAAQVLKHSCENYSHGESCYKLGAYHVTGKGGVTECLKSAYSCFVKACDIKGKKSVDACHNVGLLAHDGRALESSPDPVAARHYYKKACTGGFAPSCFNLSALYIQGSAEVNKSMPKALKYAMRACELGHVWGCSNASRMYKLGDGTEKDEEKAEKLKNRAKELHGQQKERQLKFGE; encoded by the exons ATGGCAGGATTGATTAATTTTGAGGACGAAAAAGAAGTGAAACAGTTCTTGGACAATTTGGGAGTGGAGTACAGCTATCAGTGCTACAAGGAGAAAGACCCTGAAG GTTGTCAGAGGTTGGCAGATTACTTGGAGGGGGTGAAGAAGAACTACACCCAGGCCGCTCAGGTTCTCAAGCACAGCTGTGAGAATTACAGTCATGGAGAGAGCTGCTACAAGCTTGGGGCCTACCATGTCACGGGCAAAG GTGGGGTGACAGAGTGTCTAAAGAGCGCCTACTCCTGCTTTGTCAAGGCATGTGATATCAAAGGAAAGAAGTCAGTGGATGCATGCCACAACGTCGGCTTGCTCGCCCATGACGGTCGAGCCTTAGAGAGCAGTCCAGACCCTGTGGCGGCTCGTCACTACTATAAGAAAGCCTGTACGGGAGGGTTTGCTCCTAGCTGTTTCAATTTGAGTGCACTATACATCCAGGGCTCAGCAGAAGTGAATAAAAGCATGCCAAAAGCTCTAAAGTATGCCATGCGGGCCTGCGAGTTGGGCCACGTTTGGGGCTGCTCCAACGCCAGCCGCATGTACAAACTGGGCGATGGCACGGAGAAGGATGAAGAGAAGGCAGAGAAGCTGAAGAACAGAGCGAAAGAACTTCACGGACAGCAGAAAGAGCGGCAACTGAAATtcggagagtga